ATTTGTTGCGGTTTGCAAAATAATATTCTGTATTTTTATCGGACAATAGTGATTTTAATTATTAATTTTCTTAAAAAGCTCCGTCATCACCTGCCCCTGACTCTGGGGAAGCTGCACTCCCAGCATATATGCAATCGTTACGGGAATATCAATAAGCTCACGGTGTGTACTTAAAACGCAGTTCTTTTTGAAATCCGGTCCCGATGCATAGAATTCAATGTGCCGGCATCCGTCGCAGTTATCACCATGACTTACAAATCCGTCGGCTATGCCGTCTGAATGCCGTCCATGATCGTTGGTTACAAACACCGTTGTAGTTCCTTTGAAGTATTTATCGGTTTGCAGAAAACTCCATATTCTGAAAATGTACTCATCGCTTCCGCGGATGCCGTTGATGTAATTATCCCAAACGCCCGCATGTGCCGGAATGTCGGGCTCCATAAAACTGATGAGCGAAAGCCGCGGGTGATACTGCGAAAGGATATTGAGCGCTGCCTTGCACGTCATGCTGTCGGGTCTCAAACCGCTGCCCAGCCCGTGTCCTTCAACACCGCAGTTGGTGGTCGGTCTGTACTTGCCTGTCCAGATTGCGTCGTTGCAATCGCCCAGTATCACAAGCTTATCTTTACTGCTTATCACCCAGGCATACTGAGCATTGTTGCCAATATACTTTTCCCACACCTGAAACACTCCGGGATTTTTAGGATATTCCTGACCGCTGTTGTTGATTTCCTGATACACACCCGTTGTTATCGCGCTGTGTCCTGCTAACGTATATGTAGGACCACCGTTATAAAACGTGGTACTCACAACACCATAGGGCGCCATATCCTTTGCCAGATGCGGAATATAGGTATGCGTGCTGTCGCCCCAGGTTTCTGTATACCTTGCGCCGTCCATAATAAGCACAACAACATTCTTTGTCTTTAATGCAGGGTTGTGCTTTTCTTTTCCACACGAAAAAAGCAGTAAAAACGCGATAAAGAAATAATACATTCTCAGTGTCGTAAGTATTACTGATGTTATTCTTTTATTGCTTTTCCGGCAAATCTCACAATACCGTTTTCACGGATGCTGTATATATATAATCCGGAAGCAAGGTCGTTGCAGTTCAGTGAAACGGTTTGTGCGCCCTGTACTTCCTGGCTCATCACCTGTCTTCCCTGAAGGTCGCTCAGTACAATGGTAACATTGCCGCTGGTCAGTGCGCCAAGGTCAATGATAAGATTGTTGGTAAACGGATTGGGATATACGCTCACTGCAACTTCGCTGTTCATGGCAATACCTGAATAGCAGTTGAAAACACACTTTGTTACAGTAGGGGCAATGGTTCCGGTATTCAAATCTACAACGCCGCTTCCAAGATTTGAAAGGTCGCAGAAATCAAACGCACCAAGCATCTTTCCCTTGTTCCATGTGTTTCCGTGTACGCAGAAATGTCCGGTTGACGGACCTTGAATGGTGTCGTAATTCATCCAGTTTGAACCTACCTCAACGGCTCCGGCATTGTAAAAGGTGCAGGTATGCATAATGCTGTCGGCATTCAGGAAGTTTGATGTCACATGCAGATTGCCTGCTGCATTATTATGAAAATGATGATTGCTGTAGAAATTGATGGTTACATCAATCTCACCGTCGCTGTTCACAAGACCGTCGTTCTGAAAATTTGAAGCGGTAATGTGGCCTGTATTATTCAGAGTGTCTACATTCAAAAGATAGGTGGCGATGTGTTTACCCTGATTCATTTCAATACCGTTGTTCAGAAAATGAGTACCCACAATTTTACCGTCGGCGGCATTGTTGATGATTCCCATATTTGAAATGCTGTCAACAGGATTTACAACACCATTGTTCGTAAAGCCGAAATAATTGGCAAACCATCCCTGTATCTGCATGGAATCGTTATTCACGATTGGAGCGCCGTGCGCCAGCAGGTTGTCAACAATAAAAGTACCGTTGTTTATCAGGCCGCCGGTCATTGAAATCCATACAGAGCGAACGCCGCTGTTATCTTTAATCAGCGATGCACCCGGATTGATAGTCAGCGTACCCGACGAATAACCCCAGTCAAGGTTCAGGCTCACGTTGGTATTTACAACTATATTATCGCCGTCAACAGGAACGCAGTTGCAATCCCATGTAGTGGCAGTATTAAACAAGCCGTTGGCAACACTCGTACGCGTTGCTTTCTGTGCTATGGCCGATAACGAGATAATACAGACTGCTGCAAAAAGTAAAAATCTTTTCATGATAGTTGGTTTAAAGGTTTAGGTTCAGTACAAAGATAATGATAAACTTAAGATTGAAACCATCCGAAAAACGACATTTATCAGGACGAATCTGTCAGTCTGAGTATTGTCTTATCAATCTCTTTTATCTACAAACTTTACAGGCTTGCGGCTTGTAGCAGGGAACAGCACACGGTTCACGCTTTCGGGACTTTCAAATACGAGCGAAGGAACAACACGCAGGCGCGTGCGGAAATGATCTTTTATCTTTTTCTCAAAAGCATCGTCGTGCACGGTACTGCCTATGCGTACCAGAATATGGTCGGTGCCTATTTCGCTGGTGCTAACTTCAACCACATAATTGGTCACACCGCTGATGCCATCCAGCACATCGTATAACGAGGATGGATACAGCGTCGTGCCTTTATATTTAATCATATGCTGCCTGCGTCCGAATACCGGTCCGAGACGCAGCGTATTTCGTCCGCAGGGGCATGGCTCC
This genomic stretch from Bacteroidota bacterium harbors:
- a CDS encoding alkaline phosphatase family protein, with translation MYYFFIAFLLLFSCGKEKHNPALKTKNVVVLIMDGARYTETWGDSTHTYIPHLAKDMAPYGVVSTTFYNGGPTYTLAGHSAITTGVYQEINNSGQEYPKNPGVFQVWEKYIGNNAQYAWVISSKDKLVILGDCNDAIWTGKYRPTTNCGVEGHGLGSGLRPDSMTCKAALNILSQYHPRLSLISFMEPDIPAHAGVWDNYINGIRGSDEYIFRIWSFLQTDKYFKGTTTVFVTNDHGRHSDGIADGFVSHGDNCDGCRHIEFYASGPDFKKNCVLSTHRELIDIPVTIAYMLGVQLPQSQGQVMTELFKKINN
- a CDS encoding T9SS type A sorting domain-containing protein codes for the protein MKRFLLFAAVCIISLSAIAQKATRTSVANGLFNTATTWDCNCVPVDGDNIVVNTNVSLNLDWGYSSGTLTINPGASLIKDNSGVRSVWISMTGGLINNGTFIVDNLLAHGAPIVNNDSMQIQGWFANYFGFTNNGVVNPVDSISNMGIINNAADGKIVGTHFLNNGIEMNQGKHIATYLLNVDTLNNTGHITASNFQNDGLVNSDGEIDVTINFYSNHHFHNNAAGNLHVTSNFLNADSIMHTCTFYNAGAVEVGSNWMNYDTIQGPSTGHFCVHGNTWNKGKMLGAFDFCDLSNLGSGVVDLNTGTIAPTVTKCVFNCYSGIAMNSEVAVSVYPNPFTNNLIIDLGALTSGNVTIVLSDLQGRQVMSQEVQGAQTVSLNCNDLASGLYIYSIRENGIVRFAGKAIKE